The genomic stretch GAGAGCACCACGCCGCCATGGCCGCCGAATGCCGACATCGAAGAGCTGGTGGGAAGCGAAACGCCGCCACGGAGCCCCGCAGCGAGTTGGTCGCTGAATCCAAACACATACTGCGCGCCAAGCCCCAGATCGCTCATGCCGGTATCGGTCACTGCGGGGAGAGCGGTTGCGTCTTCTGAATGGAAGATGCTGAAGGCGGCGCCGAGCTCGAAGTTCTCGGCCGCGCCGAAGGTGGCGCGCAGCGCGAGCGCCTGTTCGGAGAGGCGCCCGCCCAGCGGGCGCGCGGTCCCCGTGGCATCGATGAACTTGCTCGCGCGGAAGAATTCGTAGCCACCCTCGAGCTCGACCTCGCCCTCGCCGAGCGCTTCGGCCACCGGGGCGACGACCTTGCCGCCCGAGAGACCGTCCACCGCGTGAACGGGCTGGGCAAAACATATCGAGACGAGCGCAAGAAGCGCAGGCAGTGGGAGTCGTTTCACGGTTGCTTCCTTCAGTGATGCAGCGGCCCCTGCCGCGCGGGATCAGGCAAAGGTAGCCGCAATGCGCTCCCAGAACCAGAAGGACGCGACGCTTCCCAACGCGAAAGCGCCCCAGCGGGTGATGACCGGTGCGCGCTCTCCCGCGAAGTGCCGCGCCAGCGCCAGCACCGGGATGAGCGCGCCCACGAAGAGGAGCTGACCGAGTTCCACGCCCACGTTGAAGGAAAAGAGCGCCGTGGGGATCTCTCCCTGGGGCAGACCGATCTCACGGAGCGCGCCGGCAAATCCCAGCCCGTGAAAGAGACCGAAGGTCGCCGAGATGAGTCCCGGGTAGCGCTGGGTCAGCGTCTTTGGCGCATCGGGATCGCGCAGCAGTTCCGCGCCCACCAGCAGGATGCTGAGCGCAATGAGCGCCTCGGTGGGCGCGCTTGCCACGCGGACGATGTCCAGCGCAGAGAGCGCCAGCGTGATCGAATGTCCCACGGTAAAGGCCGTGATCGTGCCCAGCAGTTTTCGTCCCGAGCCCACAAGCAACACCAGCGCCAACACGAACAGAAGATGATCGATGCCCGTCAGGATGTGTTCGACACCGAGCGATCCGTATTGCAGGCCCACCGAAGAGGCTTCGGACATTTCGCCGCCGATCGTTTCGGCCGGGTGCTTTGCATCGAGCATCGCCTCATGCACCTGGCCACCGGCGGAGATCACACGCAGCAGGACCTGCGCATGGGTCTGCGCGATTCCCGCGACGGTGATCTCGCTGCCTTCGAGCCCCTGCTCTCCGCAGTCGGCCTTCCAGCGCGCGGACATGCCATTGCTGGTCATGTTGTCGGTAATCATCCCGAGCGCCTTGCAGTGCGCGGGCAGGGTCGGCTCACCCGCGACGGGGGCGTGTTCACTTCCCGAGTAACGAAACAGAACATTGAAGATACCGGGTTCGGCCTCGCGCAATTCGAAAATACCGAATTCGAGCTGGTGCGCCATCACAAGACGCGGCGCGAGAAGCAGGATCAGGGTGATGGTTGCGGTGATCAGTGTTTTTGTTTTCATTGCGCCAGCTCCGCCACGTGCATCTCGGGATACTCGGCATTGACCTCGTAGCCGGCGATCAGCTCATCCACGGCCGTGCGGCGGGCCGATTCGCGCTCGTCCTCAAGGAAGGCCTGATAAATCTCCGTGCGTGCCTCCTCGAACTCCGGAACGCGGGCGGCATTGCGCTCACGTACACGCACCAGGTGAAGGCCAAAGGGGCTGGGCACTGGACCCTGCCAAGCGCCGACCTCCAAATCGCCGATCAGTGCCGCGGCGTCCTCACCCATCATTTCAGAGAGCCGACCATCGGCGACTTTCTCGAAGCTCGCGCCCCAGAGAAAGCCGTCGCTCCGCGCGCGCCAGTCGCCGTCATTCTTCTGAAGAGCGGCCAGCACGCGGGCGGCATCGTCACTCAAGTTCTCGTGACGATCACTGGCCAGAAAGACGTGGTCGAAGCTGCTGGTGGCCGGGCGCTCGAAGCGTTCCGGGTCGCTCTCAAAGAAGGCGAGCAGCTTCTCGCGGGTCGGCGCCTGGGCAAGCGCGCCGTCCTCGACGACAAAGCGCATTTTCTGGACAAGGCGGCGGCGCACAATGGGATCGTCGCGATCAAGGCCCCAGCGCAGCGCCTCGCGGTAGAGCACCTCGTTCTCCACATAACTGCGCACCGCGCCTTCGAGATCACTGTGGGCGGCGGGCTGACCGGTACGAAGGAGGAACTCATCGCGCAGGCCCTTGATCATCTCCGGGGGCACTTCAATGACGCGGCTGTCCCTGCCCGCGCTCTCGCCACCGAATGCGCCGTGCGCACCGAAGAGAAGCGCGCCCACGAGAAGGAACTGAAAAAGCGGCTCGCGCACAATGCGCTTGATGCGCCCCTGCGGGGCCTTGTTCTGAATTTCCGGTGTCGTCATCGCTTGCCTCCCACCCCGTCGATCAATTCCCGGGGCATTTTTTTATTGCATGCCAACTGCAATAGTGATATCAAAATTACAGTTTGACTGCAATAACAAAAATCCAAGTCTGGCCCAGGGGAACTGGGGAATTTGGGAGGAGAGGTAAAAAATGAAACGATTTCAGGGAGTTATGATCGCACTGGTGCTCTTCACAGGCACCTTCGCCGGTGGCGGGACGCCCCCGCCGCCACCAGAACCGACCGAGCCCGCGCTCGGTGAATGTCAGGGCTACAGCCCGACCAAGAACGCCTATTTCGGCGACCTTCACGTCCACACGAGCTACTCGCTCGATGCCGTCCAGTTCGGCAATGAGAACGACCCGTGGGATGCCTATGCCTTTGCAAAGGGCGATGAAGTCCACCTGGCCCCCTATGATGACCCCAACCGCAAGATCACAATCAGCAAGCCACTCGACTTCGCCGCGGTGACCGATCACTCGGAATTCATGGCCGAAGCCTCGGTCTGCTTCGAGGGCGGCACGACCGCTTACTGGAGTCCCTGGTGCGTCGCCGTTCGCCGGGGAAGTGCGAGTGACGGACTGCTGGGCAGCATGTTGGCCTTCGGACTCTCGGTTGGTGGCATGCTTCCCGACGACGGCCTTGAGTCGAACCTTTGCCGCCTGCGCCCGGGTCTGTGCAACGACCGCGCGCATGATGTCTGGCAGCGTGAACAGCAGGCAGCCAAGGACAACTACGACATGAGCACCAAGTGCAAGTTCACCACCTTCGTGGGGTACGAGTACACCGGCTCACCGCGGGCCAACAACTGGCACCGGAACATAATTTTCAAGAACGACACCGTTCCCGATCTGCCCATCAGCTTCCTCGATGCGCCCGAGCAGGAACTGCTCTACGACCTGCTCGACGCCGCCTGCAACAACAACCCCAACGGCTGCGAAGCGCTGGCCATCCCCCACAACTCGAACCTGGGCGGCGGCGCCATGTTCGTGCCCTTTACCGAAGACGGCACGCCCTACGATGCCACGCAGGCGGCCATTCGCTCGCGCGTGGAACCGCTCGTTGAGATGTACCAGCACAAGGGCGCTTCGGAGTGCACCTTTGGTCCCGGACCGCTCGGCAGCGAAGACGAACTCTGCGGTTTCGAGCTGCTGCTTCCCGAGATCTGCACCGGCAGCCCCGATGATTCGCCCGACTGCAAGCCGCTTTGCTCGGACCTGCTGGTCCAGGGCGGCGGATTCCTCGGTCGTTGCATCGAGCCCAGCGACTTCGTGCGCGGCGCGCTTCGCAACGGCATTGCCGAGCAGCAGCGCATCGGTGCCAACCCGTTCAAGATGGGCTTCATCGGCAGCACCGACACCCACAACTCCATCCCCGGCGCGACCGAGGAGCAGGCCTTCCCCGGTCACGGCGGCAGCCAGGATGCAACCCTGGCCGACCGGCTCACCGATTCGCCGCTGGACAACCTCGACGGCGGCGGCATGGGACTGCTTGACGGGCTTGCCGGCGGAGTCCTGGGTCTGCAGACCAAGCGCTTCAGCCCCGGCGGCCTGGCCGTCGTGTGGGCCGAACAGAACACCCGCGGCCCGATCTTCGAGTCCATGCAGAACCGTGAGACCTATGCCACCAGCGGCACGCGCATCATCACGCGCTTCTTCGGCGGCTGGAATCTGCCCGCCAATATGTGCGGCAGCGCCAACATGGTGAGCCAGGGTTACAGCAATGGCGTCGCCATGGGCGGCGACCTGCCGCCGCGTCCGGCCGGTGCGGCTCCGCGCTTCTCGGTCTCCGCGCTGCGCGATCAGCTCAGCGCCCCGCTTCAGCGCATCCAGATCATCAAGGGCTGGACCGAGACCGTGAACGGCCAGGTCACCACCCGTGAGAAGGTCTTTGAAGTGGCCGGCAATCCCGACAACGGCGCCAGCGTGGACGTCAATTCCTGCCAGCTCCAGGGCAGCGGCTACGCCAGCCTGTGCGAAGTGTGGGAAGACCCCGAGTTCAATCCCAACGAGGCAGCCTTCTACTACGCCCGCGTGGTGGAGAACCCGACCTGCCGCTGGCACCGCGCCCAGTGCAACGAGGCCATCCAGAGCGGGCAGCTCTCCTGCGACACTGTCGATCCCGACAGCCCGCTGGCCAACTGCTGCAATGGCAGCCTTCCCGACACGATCCAGGAGCGCGCCTGGACCTCACCCATCTGGTACACACCTTAACACGGCAAAGTCCCAGCCTTTTGCCAGAGCGCCCGGTCCCGCAAGGACCGGGCGCTTTTCTTTGGGCACGCGCAAATAACGCCCGCACCCGTGACCTTGCCCCCGCGCGTGGTAGACTCCCCCTCGCTCGGGCGGGCAATTCGGAGGGGGACGACCTGCCCGGCGCAGCCGCGCGCCCCTCCATGTCAGTTGAGGTACCGCCGTGAGCGAGG from Chrysiogenia bacterium encodes the following:
- a CDS encoding peptidyl-prolyl cis-trans isomerase, with translation MTTPEIQNKAPQGRIKRIVREPLFQFLLVGALLFGAHGAFGGESAGRDSRVIEVPPEMIKGLRDEFLLRTGQPAAHSDLEGAVRSYVENEVLYREALRWGLDRDDPIVRRRLVQKMRFVVEDGALAQAPTREKLLAFFESDPERFERPATSSFDHVFLASDRHENLSDDAARVLAALQKNDGDWRARSDGFLWGASFEKVADGRLSEMMGEDAAALIGDLEVGAWQGPVPSPFGLHLVRVRERNAARVPEFEEARTEIYQAFLEDERESARRTAVDELIAGYEVNAEYPEMHVAELAQ
- a CDS encoding DUF3604 domain-containing protein produces the protein MKRFQGVMIALVLFTGTFAGGGTPPPPPEPTEPALGECQGYSPTKNAYFGDLHVHTSYSLDAVQFGNENDPWDAYAFAKGDEVHLAPYDDPNRKITISKPLDFAAVTDHSEFMAEASVCFEGGTTAYWSPWCVAVRRGSASDGLLGSMLAFGLSVGGMLPDDGLESNLCRLRPGLCNDRAHDVWQREQQAAKDNYDMSTKCKFTTFVGYEYTGSPRANNWHRNIIFKNDTVPDLPISFLDAPEQELLYDLLDAACNNNPNGCEALAIPHNSNLGGGAMFVPFTEDGTPYDATQAAIRSRVEPLVEMYQHKGASECTFGPGPLGSEDELCGFELLLPEICTGSPDDSPDCKPLCSDLLVQGGGFLGRCIEPSDFVRGALRNGIAEQQRIGANPFKMGFIGSTDTHNSIPGATEEQAFPGHGGSQDATLADRLTDSPLDNLDGGGMGLLDGLAGGVLGLQTKRFSPGGLAVVWAEQNTRGPIFESMQNRETYATSGTRIITRFFGGWNLPANMCGSANMVSQGYSNGVAMGGDLPPRPAGAAPRFSVSALRDQLSAPLQRIQIIKGWTETVNGQVTTREKVFEVAGNPDNGASVDVNSCQLQGSGYASLCEVWEDPEFNPNEAAFYYARVVENPTCRWHRAQCNEAIQSGQLSCDTVDPDSPLANCCNGSLPDTIQERAWTSPIWYTP
- a CDS encoding HupE/UreJ family protein; translation: MKTKTLITATITLILLLAPRLVMAHQLEFGIFELREAEPGIFNVLFRYSGSEHAPVAGEPTLPAHCKALGMITDNMTSNGMSARWKADCGEQGLEGSEITVAGIAQTHAQVLLRVISAGGQVHEAMLDAKHPAETIGGEMSEASSVGLQYGSLGVEHILTGIDHLLFVLALVLLVGSGRKLLGTITAFTVGHSITLALSALDIVRVASAPTEALIALSILLVGAELLRDPDAPKTLTQRYPGLISATFGLFHGLGFAGALREIGLPQGEIPTALFSFNVGVELGQLLFVGALIPVLALARHFAGERAPVITRWGAFALGSVASFWFWERIAATFA